CCTAGCCGTGCAGCCACCAAGACCGTGAGGGGAGGGGCAGgcagaggagaggagaagagCCCTACCGCGGCCTTGACTGCTGTTGACCGCAACACCACCCGGCCAGGGCCAGCCAGATCTGGTCACCCGGCCATGGATCCGGCCGTCCCTGCCTGCGCCGCCATGTTCAAGACTGGAGGAGGGGAGGAACtgaggagagggagaaggagcCCCGCCGCAATCGCCTAGCATCGGCACAGACACCGGCCGGTGTGGCCACAACCGCCGTGACCTCCCCTGCCGAGCTCCACGCAGCTCACACAGGGGGAAGGACAGCCGGCCCTGCTGCTGCACTCGCCGCCGAGGGAGGAAAAGGCCATGCCGCCGCCATCCCGACCCTCCGAAAGGCCTTGCCGGCGGCTAGCTTCGACGGCGGCGCAGCGGGATAAGGGGTGAGGAGGGGGGCGGCTCGGTTACGAGGGAGGGTTGTCCATGTCGCTCGCGTGGGAGCGACGCGGGGTAGGCGCCTCCAAGCCATTAACTCTCTTCGCCTAACCCTTGAGGATTAATCTCAATTTGTTTTTTATGGAAACTGCTGGGAAGGGTGCATGTAGTAATGTACCATTACAATGGTATCCATATGGTTCTTCGCAACAAGCATGTCCTACACTCAGAAACGAAGTAACACAAGAGCGAGGCTCGACGTGTCTCATTTTAAAGGCATTAAccattagaaaaaaaatcattacAAGTAGCTCATATATGCATTTTTGAAAACTtctacttcctccgttccaaattataagacgttttggcttttcgacATACATTGCATTTGCTATGCACGTAGATATACACtacgtctagatacatagtaaaagcgatgtatctagaaaagccaaaatgtcttataatttggaacaaattAAGTAAATTACATAATTGATCCGCTAAAATTGTTTTCTCTGAGAATTAGCGGTTCCAGACTTTGACAATCTGAAACTAGAGCACGTGCGATAGTACCGTTGACTCGTTAAGACGATTGGACCCCAGCTCAAGCCATATCAATGACCGACAATTGCCAATTTCAGGGGGTATTGGACCTGACAAATTGTTCTCTGAAAGTACAAGATAAGAGAGATTTGTCAGTAAACCAACCGAAGGTGGTAGATTGTTGTTGACAAATCCAAGTTGTTGCAAGCTCCTGCAATTCCCTAACCATGATGGGATTTCACCCTTTATATCATTGTATGACAAGATGAATATTTCTAAATTGCAATCCTCAAAACTGAAAGAGATATCGCCTGTGAAGCTATTATTAGTGGCATCAAAAAGTCTGAGGCCTTTGATCTCACTCAAGGTTTCTGGAAGACTGCCACTCAGTTGATTATCAAGTAGATAGAGCTCCTCCATCTTGGTGCAGTTGACGATTGAACTGGGCAAAACTCCAGACGGCACATTTTCATGCAACCACAAAGCCTTGAGGCTTGTCATTTCTCCAACCGAGAAGGGGATTGAACCACTTAGCTGATTGCCATTTAGGTATACTTGCTCCAGAAACTGGTTCTTGAACAACTCCTCTGGTATTGTTCCATTGAAAGAGTTGTAGTACAGTGACAGTGATGACAATTTCTTGAGGTTGCCCATTGATGCTGGTATCTTGCCAGAAAGCAAGTTTTGGGACAGATCCTACTGCAGTTCCCCAATTCTAGAGGGATCAAACCAGATATGTTGTTAGCAGATAAAATGAGAATTTGCAGGTATTTCATGTCCTAACCTGAAACCTCTGATGATGATAGGTCAAGAGAAATCACTCTGTTCCTTCCATTGCAACCAACACCATTCCATGCACAAGGAGTTGCATCAGAAGCACTAATATGTAGTCTCCAGTGACCATAAAATATTATTGGTGCAGATTTGAGATAATCATAGTGCTATAATGTACATCTGTTGAGCGATTTTTGTCACTATAACAAGGATAATAATGATAACTTATCTAATGTGTTTCACACAATTGAAACTTATCTTGTGACAAAACTTGTCCTGACAAATATTTTCCTACAAATGCTATGCTTTTTTATGATGAAACTATTGATACAATTTGTCTTGTTAATTCTCACAAAAAGATAATTTTCTATGAACAGGGTTTGCCACCGTAATTTACATGTGAGGATGAGTTTGCATCACAAATGAAAAGTATTTGTGTTAACAAGTTACCACTTTTTCCCATACATATTGTGGCAAACAATTAGACACAATTATAATTTAATAGTGAGAACAAGCATCGACACAAGTAATGGCGAAACTTCTGTCACTAATATGTAGTCTCCAGTGACCATAAAATTTGTCACTTTTACAATGGCAATTGTGACAATTATATTGCCATAAATTCTGTATAGTTGTGGAAACTATTATCACCACTAAAAACATTATGAGTGGCATCATTTTTTGCCACTAATGCGTATGTTTTTTGTGACAACGGATGGGCCACAAATGGCTACATTACTAGTGGCAATTCAATTTGTCACTAATGAGTATGGCCATTTGTGGGGAACAAAAATTCATCACTAGAGTATCTGTGAGGCGAGTATCTGTGGCGACTAGTGGCGATTTAAAAAGTCATCACAAAGGCTGGTTTGTGGTAGAAAAAAAACTTTTGTGATGAAAATTTTCGCCACAAAAACACTTTGCCCTTGTGGTGCAATGCAATGGTATCCATGGTTTTTTGCAACACGCATGCCCTAGCACTAAAAAACAAAGTAACACAAGAGGGAGGCTCGACATGTCTCATTTTAAAGACATTAACCATTAGGGAAAAAAACATTACAAGTACCTGATATATGCATTATCAAAACTTCTAAATTACATAATTGATCCACTAAGATTATTATCTCTGAGAATGAGCTTTGATAAGTTCCGTAAATTTGCCAACTCTCGAGGAACAGTGCCCTCCAGCTGGTTTGCATCCAACTCTAGCCACTGCAGCAACCGGCAGTTACTAATCTCAGGAGGGATTGGTCCAGACAAGGAGTTCTGTGAAAGTAAAAGATACGTGAGGTTGCTCAATAAACCGAGAGAAGTTGGAATCTTGCCAGACAGACTATTATTGACAAATCCAAGTTGTTGCAAGCTCCTGCAATTCCCCAGCCATGATGGAATTTCACCCTTTATATAATTGAATGACAAGATGAATATTTCTAGCTTGCAGTTCTTCTCAAAACTGAATGGAATCTCGCCTGTGAAGCTATTGTTGGTTGCATCAAAAACCTTGAGGCCTTTGATCTCACTCAAGGTTTCTGGAAGACTGCCACTCAGTTGATTATCGAGTAGATACAGCTCCTCCAACTTGGTGCAGTTGCCGATTGAACTGGGCAAAACTCCAGACAACATATTTTCATGCAACCACAAAGCCTTGAGGCTTGTCATTTCTCCAACCGAGAAGGGTATCGAACCACTGAGCTGATTGTCATGTAGGTACACTTCCTCCAGAAACTGGTTCTTGAACAACTCCTCTGGTATTGTTCCACTGAAAGAGTTGTAGTACAGTGACAGTGATGACAATTTCTTGAGGTTGCTCATTGATGCTGGTATCTTGCCAGAAAGCAGGTTTTGGGATAGATCCAGCTGTTCGAGCATACTGCAGTTTCCCAGTTCAGGAGGGATCGAACCAGATATGTTGTTAATGGACAAATCGAGGACTTGCAGATAGTTCAGAAGTCCTATTTGAGGTCCAAGTGAACCAGAAACTCCAGACGATGATAGATTCAGAGAAATCGCATGGTTCATTTTATCACATAGAACTCCCTTCCATTTACACGGAGTTGCATCAGAAGCGCTCCAAGTAGATATTGTGGAACCTGGCAGCATGAGACTCTTGGACAGAGCAAGAAGGGCTACACCATCTGGACTCAAACTCCAAGACGACCAAACTAATGTGGAAAACAGCATGAACCAAAGCCACAGAACTAGCCTCATTTTCATGCTGAAAAAAAAACGTTTGAAGTCAGCGCAGATGAAAAACAGGAAAAGCTTGTGTTTTTCTGTAACTTGCTAAAGAGGCAGAACAAGCAGTGATTCAAACAATTGAGTGTGCATTGCTGTACTAACCTTTTCTGCGCGTGGCTCTTGCAGAAGAACAGAATTTGGGTGCTGATCAAGCCTCCTGGAATCCAAAGTGGCATGTATGCGTATTGCTGTACTGGTACCAGTAACTCGATGGAGTTGGAGTCCACAAGATATATACGATAGAAACAGTTTACGCGGATGCCCCAACTGACGACACGGAAAGTGATTTTAACATATATCCAGGCCAGTAGTAACGACACAAGATTGCCGTGTTGTTTGTTGCACATGAATTTTCTACTCACGCCGCGACGCGAGTTCACACTGGAGATTCAAAAAAATGACAGGAACGCGTAGAACGGTGTGTGCTGCTCCTTGCCGCGTTCCATTCCACCAATACCATGATCAATCAAGCATCGCACAGCTACGTCTACGTAGTCACATGGTTGTTTTGCTGCCACAGGATCAAGAAAAAGACACAAACGTGGCTACTAAATTACACAACAAGTGACATTCTTGTGTAAAAACAGAGAGTCAAACTCCTGTAGGTCATACCTGAGGAAATTGCGAATTGTGATGGATGAAGGAGGATCCATGACTTGCATTCCGACTTGGAGCTAGACGAGGTCCACCTGTCCGGCAGGCTCTTCACCTGGTCGAACGGGCGTGATCGCCCAACGCTGGAACGCCTCGATAGGGCCTTCGCCTCATTAGATTGGATTCACCAGTACAGCAGTACTCTTGCCACCAGCTCCGCTGTCTCTCGTACGTTTGCTCCGACCACGCGCCGTTGATCCTCGTGCTCAACTCCGAGCCTTGGGCTAGGCCGAGGTTTCGTTTCGACAACTACTTGACGAAGATCGAGGGATTCATGGACGTGGTGAGCGTGGCTTGGGGTGGCCAGTTGGTCGATGCCGACGCCGGTCGGTGCCTGGACCACAGACTACGAGCGCTGGCCAAGGCGCTCAGGAGCTGGCGCGCTTCCTGCGTCGGCAACGTCAGACTGCAGCTGGCCGTTGCGAGAGCTGTCGTCTACGAATTGGACCTCGCGCAGGAATCCAGGCTATTATCGCAGGGTGAGCTTGACCTCCGGCGCGAGCTCAAGGCCAACATCCTCGGCCTGGCATCACTGGAGCGCACCATGGCCAGGCAACGCGCACGGACACGGAACCTGCAGGATGGTGACGCATGCACGAAATACTTCCACCTGCAGGCCTGTCACCGACGGCGCAAGAACTATCTGTTCGCCATCGCGCACAATGGGCATACGTTCAGCGAGGAAGAGGCCAAGGCAGCCATTGTCTACGAGTACTACAACGGCCTACTTGGCAACGCGTTCGTGAGACATCATCGCATTGACCTGTCGCAGCTTGACCTCCCGCGCCTGGACCTCCATGAACTGGTGGCGCCGTTCACTACGGACGAGGTCGCACGGATCGTCCGGGAGTTGCCGTCGGACAGGGCGCCCGGCCCGGACGGATTCTCTGGTGCCTTCTACAAGGCAGCGTGGGGCATTGTTGGCCCCGACGTCGTACGGGTGTTCCACGCCCTCTGGGAGATGGACTTCAGGAGCTTCAACCTACTGAACGAAGCAGTCATGGTGCTCCTACACAAGACGGCGACACCGGACGGGCTCAGGGATTACAGGCCCATTAGCCTAATTCACTCCGTCGGCACGCTGTTCGCCAAAGGGCTCGCTCTTCGCCTGGCGCCCCACATGGCCCGGATCGTCAAGATCAACCAATCAGCCTTCATTCGGGGGCGGCAAATCCACGAAAACTTCCGCGCCGTGCAGCTCACTTGCCGCTGGCTGCACGCCCGGCACCACCCCGCGATGCTGCTAAAGGTCGACCTAGCAAAGGCCTTCGACACCGTGGCCTGGCCGTTCCTCCTCGAAGTCCTTGAGCACATCGGCTTCCCGACACGGTGGCGCGATTGGCTGTCGGCGTTGTTGGGAACGGCGAGCACCAAGGTGCTCGTCAACGGCCGTCCTGGGCGGCGCATCTGCCACGCGCGCGGACTGCGGCAGGGTGACCCGCTATCGCCGCTCCTTTTCGTCATTGTGATGGATGTCCTCAACGCCCTCATCTCGGAGGCCGATCGTTGCGGGGAGCTCACGCCGTTACCGGGGAACGCGATCAAACACCACGCCTCTGTGTACGCGGATGACCTCGTCGTCTTCCTCGCACCCTCAGCGCAAGACTTCACTTGCGTCCGGCAGATCATGGAGGCATGGAGCTGTTCGCCGGAGCCTCCGGCCTGTCGACCAACTTGGACAAATGCACGATCACGCCGATCCGCTGCTCGGAAGCCATGATCCAGGACGTGCAGACGGTCTTCCCGTGCAGAGTTCAGGAATTCCCCACACTACTACAAAAGAACGATCGTAGCAATGGGGCaatttttttaggggcggttggggacaattttttttaggggcggcggGTGATGGCCCTACAGTGGACATGCTCGGGACCCACGAGactacaagccgcccctacaaatgggtcgatttgtaggtgttcatttgtaggggcggctgaatcacgagccgcctctataaatgtcCGTTGTATATACAGCTGTTGGGGAGAAAAATATCTCCCTCGTCCTCTCGATCTCAGTCCGAGACGCCGCCTCTGGTTTTTTTTTCCTCGCATCGCACTCTCCCGTGGCGTCCGCCGCGCCACACTCTGTCGTCGCCTCCGCCTCTCCGCCCCGCGGAGCGGCACCTCGGCCTGGGCGGCCGGCCTCCGGCGCCGCCGCCACGCCGACCTAGGGTTTTGGCGTAGAACCGGCCTTGGCCTGGGCTCAGCGGCGCACCGGCGCGGGTGGCCTGCTCGAGGAGGCGGAGTGCCGCGAACACGCCGAGGAGGTGAGTTCATCTGTAGATCGATCTCGTCTCCCTGTCCCACTGCTACCGGCTCCAACTCCAGGCACGTCTCTACCTAACCTCTTCCTGCTCCTCAATCCTCTTCTTGATCCAGGCGTGGAGGACCAGAGGTCGATTCCGGCGAGTGGAAGATCAGCTCGGTGATGGAGGTGTCGATTAGGGTGGCAATCAATGCGATGCGTCCCACTTAATCGAGGTATTTCTTGATTTCTATACAACTCTTCTTATAGATTAAGTATCTGTTATTATGTTTTCAAATAATGAGTTACGAGTCATGTTTCATTCTTTATTCCAAATCTTGTAGACTATTTCCTAAGAATGATCCCATCAGAGAAAAAGGCAGATGAACACACAGAGCAATAATCTGACAATGGCTGCGAAGCGCTTGACTACATCACCAGGTAGTGGATACTAATAGAATAATGCAATAATTATTTTCCAATCATTGTTTTCATTTGATTAGTGACTTAGTCTATTGAGGATGCATGTACTAAAACCGTCTACAGATTTTGCAGGCTCTTAGAGGAGATTGAAATTTCAAAGATAAAATACGTAATGACGAGCATAGAAATTGATGCTCCTATTATAGCCTCGATAGATTTCAAGTTTTTTCCATGTACACCTTTCCGTTGTTTGCTTCTTTGGTACATAGTTCTAATTGTAGAATTGGTTCTCTTGCCATTTTCTGAAAAGGTTTCAGGTTTTTACACGCTCTCCATTTTTTGGTTCAGCAATATATATTTGACCGTGACTCGTGGACACAAGAGAAAGATATGTCATTTTGGGACTGCCAAAGTGTTCGGTGAGTAAATTCTTTCAGCTACAGATTATCAGAGTGGTCCTAACTTCCTATTTAAATTTCAGCTTCATCTTATAAAATTTTAcaggtttatatgagtggttCATCACACATATTCAGGTATCTCCTGAGTGGATTCTATATTTTATACACATTCAAGCTTCTTCAAAGGAAAGGTGTGTTTTCATAGTGCTATGGTAACCTCCCTATTATTATGTTATCCAGGGCTTTATATTTACCATGATTAAAGTTTCGTATGTTATTGTTCCTAAACATCGCCTTTTCTGTCAAAATTATTAAATCCTAATGACTTATCGTTACATGCAGCCCTAAATTATGTAGCCAATTTCATTTTAAAATAGCTTTTGTGGGGGGTTATTATATCTGTATCTTTTTTTTACACGTTGGAGTCTACTGCAGCTTTGTTAAGTCCACTTGCTGTCAAAGCACTAATCAGCATGCTACGTTTCATAATAGTTCTATTAACAGCCAGGATTTCATGTTTCTGCTGTTATTTAGGTCAGCAGCTCGTGCTTTCACCCCCTTCATATTTTTCTGGTCTTTATTGCAACCTTAGTAAATAACTATAAAATTAGTTTCTGAATTTGCGGTACTTGCTTATTATAAATATGACAACTCCATTCTATTCTTTTGTTTATTGCTACTTAGTTCACTTCTGTGTGCTTATGCATGGCACAGTTAGAAAAACAACCACATGCTTACCCTTAATTTGTGCTACCGGAATATTGTTTTGTCCTGTTTAATGTACTCTTTCATTGGATGTTATTATTATATGAATAGAAATTGTTCAAACAAATGGTGAGAGCAAATCTGAACGGTGGGAAGTTATTTTTAATTTGCCATGTACATTCATTCTAAattttcttctttttctctcCATGGTACGGTCAATAGGTCTGGATCATAAAGTTTTCTCAAGTTTGGACATCTTTTCCTGCTTTATATGCTGCTGAGATAGATGAGTATCTCAATGATGGACAAATGATGGGAGGAAAGAAAGCAAGCTAGGATAATAGATGTTGAGTTCTTGTTGAACCCAACCACTTCGATTGCACAGTTCTTATTTGAAACATGATAACCTAGTGCGTCTGGAGTTAAtttttccttcattttggtgtgctttgcattAGCAAATACTTTGATTGCTTAGACACAAATGGTGTGGTCTATTGGGTTGCGATTGGTGTTgtgcttttgtaatatatgccaaTGCCTTTATCATGCTAATTTTGTAGATGTCAAGTAATAGGATGCATGAAGACCAGCTTCTCTTTTTTTCTAGCTGCACTACTGCTCCAAGTAGTAGTGTGTGTGTGAACTGATcttccattttcatccctagtgccCAGCCACTACTTGTTTTTTTATATCGTTTGTACTGAAGTACCTCTTATTTTGCAGTTAGTCCAGAGCAGTCGCAATGAGTATCTTAAACTGAAAACAAGGGTGGATAATTTACAGAGGACTCAGAGGCAAGTCTAAAAGGAGTTTTCAGAATTCTCATAAGTCATAACCCTCTGAATTAGATATCAATTTATGAAGGCAAAATGAAGAAACCATAATGTAATCGCATTGAAGTTAAAATAAGTTTCTTAATGTGAATGTGTAATGCTTAGCTAAGATGCAGACAATTGATTTTGGCTTTATTGGCAATTACAGGAATTTGCTTGGTGAAGATCTGGGGTCACTTGGTATCAAAGAGCTTGAGAAGCAACTTGATTCATCCTTAAGGCACATAAGATCCACATGGGTAATCTATTGAACAAACCATTTCCTAATGTGTTAAAATAATTTTTGGATGAACTAGTATTGATAGCACAGTCCTTCATATTTATAAATTAATGGACCACTTTAAATATAGAGTGCTCTATATACAATTGCGATCATCATCTGCCAAGAAGACCCAGCTAAATATAACATAGTACTTTTATTTCACAATATTCCCATTAATCTCCTATATTTTCTGTGACTAATGTTCCTTAATTAGGTAGGCTTGGAATTTGAAATATGTTGAATGATCATCATTCATCTCGTATAGGCATGAATGACTTTGTATGTTATATCTTTCCAATGCTGAACAAAGAAATTTCTCATTTTGCAGACACAACATATGCTTGATCAGCTCACTGATCTTCAGAGGAGGGTATGCTCATAACATGATAAAATTTATGAAGATTTATATCTGTATATATATTTTTGGATAATTTCTGCTTAGATATAGGTACTGTTTGAACTACTTAATAATATCGCTAAACCATGTCCAGGAGCAAATGTTGTGTGAAGCAAATAAGTGCCTTAGAAGAAAGGTATGCATGCGCCTTACCATGTCCCTTAAATGCTGCAAACATAATTTACCTGGTCTTGTTTAGATACTCGGGGAAGCATCTTATTATTTTGTTTTTATGTCATGTTTCAGGTTAAAAATGGTGTATATACATCAATGAACAATTCGACTCTTCAGGTTGGCAGATCTGTTTAATTTATTAGCATCGTAGTCTATGTATGTATATGCTTGCAAATACGTGTACAGCCGACACGTTAAATTGAGTTTCCATGAGCACAAATACACAGTAATGCTTCTTGCTGAACCAACTTTCACTTTATAGTACTTATACATGGTGTTTGTCTTAATATATCTGTGAATGACTTTTTATAGCCTAGAATATTTTGCATCTTTGAATAAGTTTTGCATAAGGAATACCGTAGTTCAACTGTGAAATGTATATTGTGCATATTGTTCATTTGACtgctatatagtatatatatgcgATAGTATTACTTATATTTTTGCAGGTGTGCATGAGCCCAGATACTTCATATCGATTCCCAAGACGTATATATATCGATAATTCTCATTAGCTTCTACGTTTGTAtatatacttgtaacgttcacttaggtagaaattctcagtaccaacaccttgtgcttgtggtcatatttgaattatatatgttctggtcagatttgaattatatatgcatatatatatatatattctgtttgaatttgaattgtaaatttgattttcttttacgAAAAAATATACCGTAGggacggttctagactgaaccgcccctacaaataggtattataggggcggctggtactacagccacccctacaaatcaatttcatAGAGCTggttggtgttatcagccgtctctacaaatctattcgtaggggcggctgataacaccagccgcctctaaaaatcaatttgtagggacggtctgGAACCactcctacaaatgcatgatttgtagaagatggtttggtaggggcggctacccaaaccgcccctacaaaccctccaaaaccgcccctacaaaccctgTGTGACGTAGTGCCACCAAATACCTGGGGGTGCCGCTGTCGCTGTCCAAACTTTGCCGCGCGCACGAGCAGGCGCTTGTCGATGCGGTCTCCGCCAGTATTCCAACCTGGAAGGCAGGCCTGCTGATGAACGCAGGTAGGGCAACGCTAACATAAACAACACTGTGAGCGATCCTGGTACACGTCTCCATTTGCTGTAGCCTATCCGCTTGGGCCATTGGGGAGATCAACAAGCGAAGGCGTGCCTTCTTATGGGCAAGCACAAAATCGGTTGTTGGCGGAAAGTGCAAGGTCGCCTGGCCGATTGTCTGCTCCCCCAAGGATCATGGCGGGTTGGGACTGCCAGACCCTAGGGTGCTTGGCTTGCTCTGTGACTACGACGAGAGTGGCTACGGCGGTCCCAGCCCGATGCCGTTTGGGCGCTCCTACCCTCTAGGTCAGAATGCAAGGTCGACCTTATGTTCTGGGCCTCGGTCACCGTCTAGGTGGGTGACGGTGCATCGGCACACTTCTGGACGGACTCCTGGTTGCTAGACGGACCAATCTGCAGCACTACCCCCAACCTCTTTAATGGCGGTTGGATGCCAGCGACGCAATCCCACTATCAAAGAGGCGCTCGATAACCATTAGTGGACCAGAGACATCACCGGCACCCCCACCGCTGCGGTGCTCTGCGAGTACGTTCACCTCTGGGACACGCTTGAGACGTTGTAGCTCTCGCCGCAAACCTCTGACCACTTTGTCTAGAAGTGGACTGCCAACGGCGACTACACCGCGTCTTCAGCGTACAGGGCATTCTTCATCGATATGACGTCGCTGCCGGGTGCCAAGCATGTCTGGAGGGCTACCGTGCGGCCAAAGGCCAAATTTTTCTTCTGGCTTGTTCTCCATGGTCGTCTTTGGACTGCCGAACGCCACAAATGACATGGACTCCAGCCAAAGGCGACTTGCACGCTCTGTGACCAAGATGACGAGACCACTGACCACCTGCTGGCCTCTTGCCCGTTCATGCGTGAAGTCTGGGCACGCCTGCTTGTCAAGGCGGGGCAGCAGCACCTTGGTCCGGGCCACGACTCCATGGACACCGACTGGTGGCTATAGACCCACGATGCGGTCCCAGACACCTTCATGCGTGCTTTCGACTCACTCATCCTACTAGTCTCCTAGGTCATCTGGAAAGAGCGCAACAACAGGACCTTCGACAACGCCATTGTcgatgtttcgagttgccaccgactagcaaatttctaatattgcgcgtctagctcagatggtgtgctaagtggacatgagatttatactggttcgggtagaatgtccctacgtccagttcattgctgctactcatgttacttgcactgaaagttcataataggggttacaaatagtcgagagagggacatgtcccaagtctttggtgagaGGAGCAAATGGGTgtcgagagctcggtcgcttcctggctgtgtgcttgtgtgttctggtcGGTTTGGGGTTCGATGGATTCGAGTCCCAATTGATGCGATGTGTTGCAATGATCCTTTTGGGAcgtcctactttcccttttataggccaagggaaagcatgggttatagtggagggaaaagaggagaatgagaaggagaagaagtcctccaggattGCTGGATCCTTCTTTTTCTTCACGTGGgtcccaagggtcaggcgaggaggCACCCACCCCCAAAGGCCGAatgaggcagagccagccatCAGAGGTTAGGGgaggcagagcccgcgacctcggtgttgggtgaggcagagcataAACCC
This DNA window, taken from Miscanthus floridulus cultivar M001 chromosome 13, ASM1932011v1, whole genome shotgun sequence, encodes the following:
- the LOC136499933 gene encoding receptor-like protein kinase, with product MGNLKKLSSLSLYYNSFNGTIPEELFKNQFLEQVYLNGNQLSGSIPFSVGEMTSLKALWLHENVPSGVLPSSIVNCTKMEELYLLDNQLSGSLPETLSEIKGLRLFDATNNSFTGDISFSFEDCNLEIFILSYNDIKENNLSGPIPPEIGNCRSLIWLELGSNRLNESTGAGGTVGLFALYGQTLR
- the LOC136502205 gene encoding receptor-like protein kinase, translating into MPLWIPGGLISTQILFFCKSHAQKSMKMRLVLWLWFMLFSTLVWSSWSLSPDGVALLALSKSLMLPGSTISTWSASDATPCKWKGVLCDKMNHAISLNLSSSGVSGSLGPQIGLLNYLQVLDLSINNISGSIPPELGNCSMLEQLDLSQNLLSGKIPASMSNLKKLSSLSLYYNSFSGTIPEELFKNQFLEEVYLHDNQLSGSIPFSVGEMTSLKALWLHENMLSGVLPSSIGNCTKLEELYLLDNQLSGSLPETLSEIKGLKVFDATNNSFTGEIPFSFEKNCKLEIFILSFNYIKGEIPSWLGNCRSLQQLGFVNNSLSGKIPTSLGLLSNLTYLLLSQNSLSGPIPPEISNCRLLQWLELDANQLEGTVPRELANLRNLSKLILRDNNLSGSIM
- the LOC136499934 gene encoding MADS-box transcription factor 8-like, encoding MQTIDFGFIGNYRNLLGEDLGSLGIKELEKQLDSSLRHIRSTWTQHMLDQLTDLQRREQMLCEANKCLRRKVKNGVYTSMNNSTLQVGRSV